CCTTGGCAGTAAACGGCTGACTGATTTTTTCCATGATTTCTTCCACCAGTTTGTCTTTACCCTCGTTGGAAATGATTTCACTCGCGTCTTTACTCGATAACAGCAGTAACAAACGACTGCGCACTTGCGGCATATTCGCTTTGATCACATTGACTTGTTCTTCGCCTTCGACTTCGACCGTCATGGTTATTTGCAAATACTTATCATTGCCGTCGGATTGCAAGTTGACGGTAAACGGTTCCAGAGGCAGAAAAACGGCTGGCTTGGCGACTTCGGTTTTATGTTCTTTTTCTTTAGCACCGGCATTTTTCTTCGATAAAAAGAATACAGCACCGCCGCCCAAACCGGCCAACAGCAGAACTGCAGCCAGAATGATGATGATCAGTTTCTTTTTCGACTTTCCAGCTGGCGCTGCCTCAGCGTGTTCTGGAGCTGCTTTCGCAGGTTT
The sequence above is drawn from the Undibacterium sp. CCC3.4 genome and encodes:
- the fliL gene encoding flagellar basal body-associated protein FliL; the encoded protein is MAKKPAKAAPEHAEAAPAGKSKKKLIIIILAAVLLLAGLGGGAVFFLSKKNAGAKEKEHKTEVAKPAVFLPLEPFTVNLQSDGNDKYLQITMTVEVEGEEQVNVIKANMPQVRSRLLLLLSSKDASEIISNEGKDKLVEEIMEKISQPFTAKGEPQKVSGVYFTSFIVQ